DNA sequence from the Streptomyces sp. CA-210063 genome:
ACTGCGGTGAATGCGACATCGGCTGCAACGTCCAGGCGAAGAACACCCTCGATCTCAACTACCTGGCTGTCGCGGAGCAGCACGGGGCCGAGGTGGCCACGCGCTGTGAGGTGACCCGTATCGAACCGCTGTCCACCGGCTACCGGCTCACGTACACCGATCACGCGACCGGGGCCGATCAGACGGTCGGCGCGCCGGTCGTCGTGCTGGCGGCGGGCGCGGTGAACAGCACGGAGCTGCTGCTGCGCTGCCGTGACGAGTACCGGACGCTGCCGAAGCTGTCCGAGCGGCTCGGCCACCGTTATTCGGGCAACGGCGACTACCTCGGGTTCACCTTCGGCACCACCGCGGCCCTGGAGCCGTCCCGGGGGCCGGTGATCACCTCGGGCATCGTGCACGACCGTGGCACCGGCAGGGGGCGCCGCTGGTTCATCTTCCAGGAGGGTGCCTTCCCCCGCGAGATCGCGGCGCTGGTTCGGCTCCTCGACGAGGGCGATCCGCGCTTCGCCGGTCTGCTGCGCGTACAGGACGAGGCGTTGGAGGCGATCCGCAGCGCCGGGCGCGAGCGGATCGGCACCCGGCCGGAGGGTACGGACGAACACACCGCGGTGTTCCTGGCGATGGGCCGGGACACGTCCGACGGCCGGATCTCGCTGCTCCCGGTCAGCCACGATCTGCGGGTCTCGTGGAACCTCGGCGACAATCTCGGGCTCTACGAGACCGAGGAACGGTTCTGCGCCGATATGGCCGCGGCGCTCGGCGGCCGGTCCGGAACCAACCCGCTGTGGCGGTCCCTGCGCATTCCGGTCTCGGTCCACAATCTGGGCGGCTGTGTGATGGCCGACGACCCGGCGGACGGAGTCACCGACACCGGGGGCGAGGTGTTCGGCTACCCGAACCTGTTCGTGCTGGACGGCGGCTGCCTGCCGGAGGCGACGGGCGTCAATCCGTCCTTCACCATCGCGGCGGTGGCCGAGCGGAACATCGAGGCGGCCATCCGCCGGATCACCGGCCGGGCCGAATGGCGCGCGCCGGAGCGGGAGTTCACCGTGCCGGTGCCCGATCCGCTGGATGACGTGCTGATCCCGGTGGGCGGCACCCCGGCGCCGAGCGCCCCGGGAACCGGGCTGGCGTTCACCGAGACCATGGGCGGCACCGTGCGAGGCGGTGATCCGCGCGAGGAGGGGGCGCCCGCCCGGTTCCGGGTGACGGTGACCGCCCCGGTGCTGGCCGACTTCCTCGACGACCCGGTCCATCCGATGGCCGCGACGGGCACGGTGCACGTCCGAGGAGTCACCGGCGTGCGGGGGGCGAAGGTGTCCGGCGGGGTGGTGAACCTGTTGACCGCCGCAGACGCTCCGGCCGCCCGACGGATGCTGTACACGCTGCCGTTCTTCGGGGTGGACGGGAAGCCCTATCTGCTGGACGGCGCCAAGGACGTGCGGGACGACGGGCGGTTCGACATCTGGGGTGCGACGACGACGCTGCACACGACGATCCGCCACGGGCACACACCCGACGGCGCGGTGCTGTCGTCCGGAGTACTGCGGCTCGGCGCCCTGGACTTCCTGCGGCAGCTGACGACCGTACGGATCACCGGGACCCGGAATCCCGTGCGCCAGGCCGAGGCCCTGGTCCGGTTCGGGGCCTTCTTCGCCGGGTCGGTGTGGGACGTCTTCGTACGTCCCCGTATTCAGCCGACCGGCCCCCTTGCCCGTCTCTTCCGCACCGAGGGAGCGTCCGATGACTGAAACCGCACCGCCCCGTACCAAGCGGTCCCTGATCCTGGCCGGCGGCGGGCTCAAAGTGGCGTTCCAGGCGGGTGTGCTGCAGGTGTGGCTCGACGAGGCGGGGCTGGTCTTCGACCATGTCGACGGCGCGAGCGGCGGCTCGTTCAACCTCGCGATGATGTGCCAGGGCATGTCCGGGACCGAGATCG
Encoded proteins:
- a CDS encoding GMC oxidoreductase is translated as MRQHYDALVIGTGFGGAVSACRLAQAGLRVGVLERGRRYPLGSFPRNWDNPLNGWLWSKGQGLFDVRPFSEMTVVQGAAYGGGSHLYANVHLRVPKDGFERGWPSVYDRAELDPYYDLVAWMLDLTLVSERQPLGMPPKTTAMREAARAMGREGQFALLPLALNLGEPEVMRPNKFGVLQSGCRHCGECDIGCNVQAKNTLDLNYLAVAEQHGAEVATRCEVTRIEPLSTGYRLTYTDHATGADQTVGAPVVVLAAGAVNSTELLLRCRDEYRTLPKLSERLGHRYSGNGDYLGFTFGTTAALEPSRGPVITSGIVHDRGTGRGRRWFIFQEGAFPREIAALVRLLDEGDPRFAGLLRVQDEALEAIRSAGRERIGTRPEGTDEHTAVFLAMGRDTSDGRISLLPVSHDLRVSWNLGDNLGLYETEERFCADMAAALGGRSGTNPLWRSLRIPVSVHNLGGCVMADDPADGVTDTGGEVFGYPNLFVLDGGCLPEATGVNPSFTIAAVAERNIEAAIRRITGRAEWRAPEREFTVPVPDPLDDVLIPVGGTPAPSAPGTGLAFTETMGGTVRGGDPREEGAPARFRVTVTAPVLADFLDDPVHPMAATGTVHVRGVTGVRGAKVSGGVVNLLTAADAPAARRMLYTLPFFGVDGKPYLLDGAKDVRDDGRFDIWGATTTLHTTIRHGHTPDGAVLSSGVLRLGALDFLRQLTTVRITGTRNPVRQAEALVRFGAFFAGSVWDVFVRPRIQPTGPLARLFRTEGASDD